Proteins co-encoded in one Kutzneria chonburiensis genomic window:
- a CDS encoding CobW family GTP-binding protein, producing the protein MVAVPVIVLAGFLGAGKTTLLNHLLRAGGGTRIGVVVNDFGAVNIDAMAVAGQVDSMVSLSNGCVCCVTDGGGLDDVLGKLTGAVDVIVVEASGIAEPQAVAQQVLGSADPAVDYGGLVEVVDAVEFTATRARHPELDKHLAVADLVVLNKIDRVDAAELAEVFAVVTELADGAAIVTTEHGRLDPGLLFDRRERPKPAQLSFDDLEDHSQHVHAAYQSIVFESDEPMHPERLMAFLDGRPEGVFRIKGYVHFGRHGTLELQVVGGFLRFRPTRSGSHRTSLVLIGVDMSGLEEQLVGCVGEGEEQAMFAVHRHTES; encoded by the coding sequence ATGGTGGCCGTCCCCGTGATCGTGCTGGCCGGTTTTCTCGGCGCCGGCAAGACGACTCTGCTCAACCACCTGCTGCGGGCCGGCGGCGGCACGCGGATCGGGGTGGTGGTCAACGACTTCGGCGCGGTCAACATCGACGCGATGGCGGTCGCCGGCCAGGTCGACTCGATGGTGTCGCTGTCCAACGGCTGTGTGTGCTGCGTGACCGACGGGGGCGGTCTCGACGACGTGCTGGGCAAGCTCACCGGCGCGGTGGACGTGATCGTGGTGGAGGCCAGCGGCATCGCCGAGCCGCAGGCGGTGGCCCAGCAGGTGCTGGGCAGCGCCGATCCGGCGGTCGACTACGGCGGCCTGGTCGAGGTGGTCGACGCGGTCGAGTTCACGGCCACCCGCGCGCGGCATCCGGAGCTGGACAAGCACCTGGCCGTGGCCGACCTGGTGGTGCTGAACAAGATCGACCGGGTGGACGCGGCCGAGCTGGCCGAGGTGTTCGCCGTGGTGACGGAGCTGGCCGACGGCGCGGCGATCGTCACGACCGAGCACGGGCGGCTCGACCCCGGCCTGCTGTTCGACCGGCGCGAGCGGCCGAAGCCGGCCCAGCTGTCGTTCGACGACCTCGAGGACCACAGCCAGCACGTGCACGCGGCGTACCAGAGCATCGTGTTCGAGTCCGACGAGCCGATGCACCCCGAGCGGCTGATGGCCTTCCTCGACGGCCGCCCGGAGGGCGTGTTCCGGATCAAGGGGTACGTCCACTTCGGACGGCACGGCACCCTCGAACTCCAGGTGGTCGGCGGCTTCCTGCGCTTCCGGCCCACCCGATCGGGCAGTCATCGCACCAGCCTGGTGTTGATCGGCGTCGACATGAGCGGACTGGAAGAACAGCTGGTCGGCTGCGTGGGGGAGGGCGAAGAACAGGCCATGTTCGCGGTGCACCGGCACACCGAGTCGTGA
- a CDS encoding PEP/pyruvate-binding domain-containing protein, whose protein sequence is MSTLTLDFTGIDGTMLATVGGKAANLGVLTAAGLPVPPGFCVTTEAYRRVAAGVPLDQVRDVLLGVEIPADIADEIRTRYLELGADAPVAVRSSATAEDLPFASFAGQQDTFLNVVGVDRVLDAVRRCWASLWTDRAVAYRDSNGIDHGAVELAVVVQLMVDSAVAGVLFTANPVTGRRREAVIDANAGLGETVVSGSVNPDHFVVDTASATILQRRLGDKKVAIRSVAGGGTEEVPLDSAEACLSDQQILALAELGDRVERHYGSPQDTEWAIDADGRLWLTQARPITTLYPVPDSPSNDGRGRHAYLCVSVAQGLYRPITPMGIASFRLIASGGRRMFRLPVTDALAGPAFFSDAGERVYADVTAVVRSRLGRFIVPKVFDVMEARSAAAMRSLFDDPDMSLRPGAARAALRILKLALRMGFPFRLVEAIIRPAAAERRLDRLGAWLAGRATLTGEHDSRTRLDHVIQALPLIPTMLPRALPTPLAGFVMLAWARKLLGSGEGLETVLRGLPHNVTTEMDLELWRVATELRAEGVEPSVASPAVQRFLSRYGHRAVAEIDPGMPRWSDDPAHILGVLANYLRVDDPDAAPDAQFKRGAAEAEAMIQSLSAKAGGVRGRLVGFALRRTRRLAGLRETPKFFLIQFLAQVRRQLQYVGAELAAANRIDRADDVFFLSLKECREALDGKDFREIVAGRHESYDREIRRRRVPQMLLSDGTDPEAISAPPADGAMIGTAASTGQITGTARVVLDPVGAHLEPGEILVAPSTDPGWTPLFLTAGGLVMEMGGANSHGAVVAREYGIPAVVGVPNATLRIATGDVITVDGAAGTVSLLPAADRTPPPAPAAATAR, encoded by the coding sequence ATGTCAACGCTGACCTTGGACTTCACCGGGATCGACGGCACCATGCTGGCCACGGTCGGCGGCAAGGCGGCCAACCTGGGCGTGCTCACCGCGGCCGGCCTGCCGGTGCCGCCCGGCTTCTGCGTCACCACCGAGGCGTACCGGCGGGTGGCCGCCGGCGTGCCGCTGGACCAGGTCCGGGACGTGCTCCTCGGCGTGGAGATCCCGGCCGACATCGCCGACGAGATCCGCACGCGCTACCTGGAGCTGGGCGCGGATGCCCCGGTCGCGGTGCGCTCGTCGGCCACCGCCGAGGACCTGCCGTTCGCCAGTTTTGCCGGCCAGCAGGACACTTTCCTCAACGTCGTCGGCGTCGACAGGGTGCTCGACGCCGTCCGTCGGTGCTGGGCGTCGCTGTGGACCGATCGCGCCGTTGCCTACCGGGACAGCAACGGCATCGACCACGGCGCTGTTGAGCTGGCCGTGGTGGTGCAGCTCATGGTCGACTCCGCGGTGGCCGGCGTGCTGTTCACCGCCAATCCGGTCACCGGCCGGCGGCGCGAGGCCGTGATCGACGCCAACGCCGGGCTGGGGGAGACGGTGGTGTCGGGCTCGGTCAATCCCGACCACTTCGTGGTCGACACGGCGTCGGCGACGATCCTCCAGCGGCGCTTGGGAGACAAGAAGGTTGCCATCCGGTCGGTCGCCGGCGGTGGCACCGAAGAGGTTCCGCTCGACTCGGCCGAAGCGTGCCTGTCGGACCAGCAGATCCTGGCGCTGGCGGAACTCGGCGACCGGGTCGAGCGGCACTACGGCAGCCCGCAGGACACGGAGTGGGCCATCGACGCCGACGGGCGGTTGTGGCTGACCCAGGCCCGGCCGATCACGACGCTGTACCCCGTGCCCGACAGCCCGTCCAACGACGGCCGCGGCCGGCACGCCTACCTCTGTGTTTCCGTTGCGCAGGGCCTGTATCGGCCGATCACGCCGATGGGGATCGCCTCGTTCCGGCTCATCGCCAGCGGCGGCCGCCGCATGTTCCGGCTGCCGGTGACCGATGCCCTGGCCGGGCCGGCGTTCTTCTCCGACGCCGGTGAGCGCGTGTACGCCGACGTCACCGCCGTCGTGCGCAGTCGCCTGGGCCGATTCATCGTGCCGAAGGTCTTCGACGTCATGGAGGCGCGGTCGGCCGCCGCGATGCGGTCGCTGTTCGACGACCCCGACATGTCGCTGCGGCCCGGCGCGGCCCGCGCGGCGCTGCGTATCCTGAAACTGGCGCTGCGTATGGGTTTCCCGTTCCGGCTGGTCGAGGCGATCATCCGGCCGGCGGCGGCCGAGCGGCGGCTCGACCGGCTGGGCGCGTGGTTGGCCGGTCGGGCGACCCTGACCGGCGAGCACGATTCACGGACCAGGCTCGACCACGTGATCCAGGCGCTGCCGCTGATTCCGACGATGCTGCCCCGGGCACTGCCGACGCCGCTGGCCGGGTTCGTCATGCTGGCCTGGGCACGAAAGCTGCTGGGCAGCGGCGAAGGGCTGGAGACCGTCCTTCGTGGACTCCCACACAACGTGACCACCGAGATGGACCTGGAGCTGTGGCGGGTGGCGACCGAGCTGCGGGCCGAAGGGGTTGAACCATCCGTGGCCTCGCCTGCGGTGCAACGATTCCTGAGCCGTTACGGTCATCGCGCGGTCGCCGAGATCGACCCGGGCATGCCGCGCTGGTCCGACGACCCGGCCCATATTCTCGGTGTGCTGGCCAACTACCTGCGTGTCGACGACCCCGATGCCGCACCGGATGCCCAGTTCAAGCGGGGCGCGGCCGAGGCCGAGGCGATGATCCAGTCGTTGTCCGCCAAGGCTGGTGGCGTCCGTGGCCGGCTGGTCGGCTTCGCCCTGCGCCGGACCCGGCGGCTGGCCGGGCTGCGCGAGACGCCGAAGTTCTTCCTGATCCAGTTCCTGGCCCAGGTCCGCCGCCAGCTCCAGTACGTCGGTGCGGAGTTGGCTGCCGCCAACCGGATCGACCGGGCCGACGACGTGTTCTTCCTTTCGCTCAAGGAATGCCGGGAAGCGTTGGACGGCAAGGACTTCCGGGAGATCGTCGCCGGCCGCCACGAGTCGTACGACCGGGAGATCAGGCGTCGGCGGGTGCCGCAGATGCTGCTGTCCGACGGCACCGACCCGGAGGCGATCAGCGCCCCGCCGGCCGACGGGGCCATGATCGGCACCGCCGCGTCCACCGGTCAGATCACCGGAACCGCCCGGGTGGTGCTGGATCCGGTCGGCGCACACCTCGAACCGGGCGAGATTCTCGTTGCCCCGTCGACGGATCCGGGCTGGACGCCGCTGTTCCTGACCGCCGGCGGACTCGTGATGGAGATGGGCGGCGCCAACTCGCACGGCGCCGTCGTCGCCCGGGAGTACGGAATCCCCGCGGTGGTCGGGGTTCCGAACGCCACGCTGCGCATCGCCACCGGTGACGTGATCACGGTCGACGGGGCGGCCGGGACGGTGTCGCTGCTTCCCGCAGCCGACCGAACTCCGCCGCCAGCGCCGGCAGCTGCCACTGCGCGTTGA
- the mug gene encoding G/U mismatch-specific DNA glycosylase, producing MHKPSKAELAAAHGTVIDDLIAPGLNVLFCGINPGLWSAATGFHFARPGNRFWPALHAAGFTPRLFAASEQKLLPGLGLGITNVVARATARADELTADEFVAGGQRLVSVVLECRPRFLAVVGVGAYRTAFDAPKATVGLQDKVIGDTRVWVLPNPSGLNAQWQLPALAAEFGRLREAATPSRPPRRP from the coding sequence GTGCACAAGCCCAGCAAGGCCGAGTTGGCCGCCGCCCACGGCACCGTCATCGACGACCTGATCGCTCCCGGTCTGAACGTCCTGTTCTGCGGGATCAATCCGGGTCTGTGGTCGGCGGCCACCGGTTTCCACTTCGCCCGTCCCGGCAACCGCTTCTGGCCGGCGCTGCACGCGGCCGGCTTCACGCCGCGACTGTTCGCCGCGTCCGAGCAGAAGCTGTTGCCGGGACTGGGTCTGGGCATCACCAACGTCGTCGCCCGGGCAACCGCCCGGGCCGACGAGCTGACCGCCGACGAGTTCGTGGCCGGCGGCCAGCGGTTGGTGTCGGTCGTGCTGGAGTGCCGGCCGAGATTCCTTGCCGTGGTGGGCGTCGGCGCCTATCGGACCGCGTTCGACGCACCGAAGGCCACGGTTGGCTTGCAGGACAAGGTGATCGGCGACACCCGGGTGTGGGTGCTGCCCAATCCCAGTGGCCTCAACGCGCAGTGGCAGCTGCCGGCGCTGGCGGCGGAGTTCGGTCGGCTGCGGGAAGCAGCGACACCGTCCCGGCCGCCCCGTCGACCGTGA
- a CDS encoding glycoside hydrolase family 64 protein: MRTTRLLCTIAATAVAAGVLVAPAQAAVPATIPLKIVNNSGKSGPVYIYDLGTNLATGQQGWADANGGFHAWPPGGNPPTAAPDASIAGPGNGGSVTIRIPKFSGRVYFSYGQKLVFKLTTGGLVQPAVQNPSDPNRNILFNWSEYTLNDAGIWINSTQVDMFSAPYAVSVGSKTTGHLKAGGYNAVLNGLKAMSGWSGLIQTSGSSVIRALSPGHGVETGALTESAMADYVNRVWSKYAGSTLTVTPFADQPNTKYFGRVSGNVMNFTNSAGQVVTSFQKPDASSIFGCFKLLDAPNDLVRGPISRTLCAGYNRGTLLTSANQPDNNAGDFYKDSVTNQYAKLIHAQMVDGKAYAFAFDDVGNFESLVNDGNPSSATMTLDPFN, from the coding sequence ATGCGCACGACAAGGTTGTTGTGCACCATCGCCGCCACCGCGGTGGCCGCCGGTGTGCTGGTCGCACCGGCCCAGGCCGCGGTGCCGGCCACCATCCCGCTGAAGATCGTCAACAACTCCGGCAAGTCCGGCCCGGTCTACATCTACGACCTCGGCACCAACCTGGCCACCGGCCAGCAGGGCTGGGCCGATGCCAACGGCGGCTTCCACGCCTGGCCGCCGGGCGGCAATCCGCCGACCGCCGCCCCGGACGCGTCCATCGCCGGGCCGGGCAACGGCGGCTCGGTCACCATCCGGATCCCCAAGTTCTCCGGCCGGGTCTACTTCTCCTACGGCCAGAAGCTGGTGTTCAAGCTGACCACCGGCGGCCTTGTCCAGCCGGCCGTGCAGAACCCCAGCGATCCCAACCGGAACATCCTGTTCAACTGGTCCGAGTACACGCTCAACGACGCCGGCATCTGGATCAACAGCACCCAGGTCGACATGTTCTCCGCGCCCTACGCGGTGAGTGTCGGCTCGAAGACCACCGGGCACCTCAAAGCCGGCGGCTACAACGCCGTGCTGAACGGGCTGAAGGCGATGAGCGGCTGGTCCGGGCTGATCCAGACCTCCGGCAGCAGCGTGATCCGCGCGCTGTCACCGGGGCACGGGGTCGAGACCGGGGCGCTGACCGAGAGCGCGATGGCCGACTACGTCAATCGCGTGTGGAGCAAGTACGCCGGCTCGACGCTGACCGTGACGCCGTTCGCCGACCAGCCCAACACCAAGTACTTCGGGCGGGTCTCGGGCAACGTCATGAACTTCACCAACAGCGCCGGGCAAGTGGTCACGTCGTTCCAGAAACCGGACGCCTCCAGCATCTTCGGCTGCTTCAAGCTCCTTGACGCGCCGAACGACCTGGTCCGCGGGCCGATCTCCCGCACGCTGTGCGCCGGCTACAACCGCGGCACGCTGCTGACCTCGGCCAACCAGCCCGACAACAACGCCGGCGACTTCTACAAGGACAGCGTGACCAACCAGTACGCCAAGCTGATCCACGCCCAGATGGTCGACGGCAAGGCCTACGCGTTCGCCTTCGACGACGTGGGCAACTTCGAGTCCCTGGTCAACGACGGCAACCCGAGCAGCGCCACGATGACCCTGGACCCGTTCAACTAG
- a CDS encoding glycosyl hydrolase family 18 protein, translating into MLTSRLARGLAAAAALAAVAATVTPAAAAEHHQRAIPAHVFAPYFQTYKPGDPAEQAAASGARYLTMAFLQTPVAGSCEATWDGDPNRPISPAQYGDSIKRLRAMGGDVIASYGGGDASGHGTDIADSCTDVAKIAANFEKVITTYDITRIDLDVEGPMQKNLAGVDRRNKAIAEVEKWAAANHRLIQFDYTVPTDVIGVTQGSRDMLANAKANGAEIHIVNIMTFDYYDDKPHQMAADTKTAAALLLAALRALHPGTPDAKLWPQIGIIEMVGIDDYGSGGETGPLEIFTPRDAVDVTVWSWQHNIGSLSFWALGRDSGSCPGQHSDACSGVQQADWQYTHTMTAFTHN; encoded by the coding sequence ATGTTGACCTCACGACTGGCCCGTGGGCTGGCCGCGGCCGCGGCACTCGCCGCGGTGGCCGCCACGGTGACTCCCGCGGCGGCGGCCGAACACCACCAGCGGGCGATTCCGGCGCACGTGTTCGCGCCGTACTTCCAGACGTACAAGCCGGGCGACCCGGCGGAGCAGGCGGCGGCCTCCGGCGCCCGCTACCTGACCATGGCCTTCCTCCAGACGCCGGTCGCCGGCTCCTGCGAGGCGACCTGGGACGGCGACCCGAACCGGCCGATCTCACCGGCCCAGTACGGCGACTCCATCAAGCGGCTGCGGGCCATGGGCGGCGACGTGATCGCGTCGTACGGCGGCGGCGACGCGTCGGGCCACGGCACCGACATCGCCGACAGCTGCACCGATGTCGCCAAGATCGCCGCGAACTTCGAGAAGGTGATCACGACCTACGACATCACCCGTATCGACCTCGACGTCGAGGGGCCGATGCAGAAGAACCTGGCCGGCGTGGACCGTCGCAACAAGGCCATCGCCGAGGTGGAGAAGTGGGCGGCGGCCAACCACCGCCTGATCCAGTTCGACTACACCGTGCCGACCGACGTCATCGGCGTCACCCAGGGCTCGCGGGACATGCTGGCCAACGCCAAGGCCAACGGCGCCGAGATCCACATCGTCAACATCATGACCTTCGACTACTACGACGACAAGCCGCACCAGATGGCCGCCGACACCAAGACGGCGGCCGCCCTGCTGCTGGCCGCCCTGCGCGCGCTGCACCCGGGCACGCCGGACGCCAAGCTGTGGCCGCAGATCGGCATCATCGAGATGGTCGGCATCGACGACTACGGCTCGGGCGGCGAGACCGGCCCGCTGGAGATCTTCACCCCGCGCGACGCCGTCGACGTGACGGTGTGGTCGTGGCAGCACAACATCGGCTCGCTGTCGTTCTGGGCGCTCGGCCGCGACAGCGGCTCCTGCCCCGGCCAGCACTCCGACGCCTGCTCCGGCGTCCAGCAGGCCGACTGGCAGTACACCCACACCATGACCGCCTTCACGCACAACTGA
- a CDS encoding dihydrofolate reductase family protein: protein MVIRTHVGVSLDGFVADADGVAAWESLPGYEHRSHGIAEVLEHCEAVVMGRATFDRGLARWSQDWPWTDKEVHVLTSRPLPSDVRARACDDPAELLRRLQLTGLMGDVHLLGGARTIRAFLELGAVARLGVVVLPMLLGSGVPLFAGTPGQPLHLQCQRTHPGGAIELIYTPA from the coding sequence ATGGTGATCCGCACGCACGTCGGGGTCAGCCTCGACGGGTTCGTGGCCGATGCGGACGGCGTGGCGGCCTGGGAGTCGCTGCCCGGTTACGAGCACCGCTCGCACGGCATCGCCGAGGTGCTGGAGCACTGCGAGGCCGTGGTGATGGGCCGGGCCACCTTCGACCGCGGCCTGGCCCGTTGGTCCCAGGACTGGCCGTGGACCGACAAAGAAGTGCACGTGCTGACCTCCCGGCCGTTGCCGTCCGACGTGCGGGCGCGGGCCTGCGACGACCCGGCGGAACTGCTGCGCCGCCTCCAGCTCACCGGTCTCATGGGCGACGTGCACCTGCTCGGCGGGGCCCGCACGATCCGAGCCTTCCTCGAACTCGGGGCCGTCGCCCGGCTCGGCGTCGTCGTGCTGCCGATGCTGCTGGGTTCCGGCGTCCCCCTGTTCGCCGGCACCCCCGGCCAACCCCTGCACCTCCAGTGCCAGCGCACCCACCCCGGCGGCGCCATAGAGCTGATCTACACCCCCGCCTGA